GCCACAATTGACAAAAGCCCCATTTAATTAGGGAACAAACAACAGTAGCCTGTTTATTTCCACTGTCATAGGGATGGGGTGGGGAGGGATGCCATTAAGGACGCACACAATCCTTAGTTCTCATAACCATTGGAGACACCATTCatattctgtctctgtgtttgtttgtccccCATTGAAGCCGACCCTTCCATGGCCAGGGTACCATGGGCTATATTGCTACTGCTGGTCGTGACCCACCCCTGGGTGGCCCCAATCTCCACCAGACACCTTTGTGGGTCCCACCTAGTAGATGCGCTCTACTTTGTATGTGGCGATAGGGGCTTTTTCTACAACCCAAGACGAGTGATCAAAAAACGGGATTTGCAGCCCCTGCTTGGTGAGGACTGCGTGGGTGGGATGGAGGCTACACAAGCAATGCAAGCAGGGTAGTAACAAGCAAAGTGACGAGAGGAAGTCAAAGTTTCAGCCTGAATCATGTCCTAATTGTCCCCTTGAAGGGTTTTGAAGCGGGACATGATCCCCCGATCTATCTGGCTGTGCACAGAAGCGGTATTCACCCACTGTGATCAAA
The window above is part of the Gadus macrocephalus chromosome 10, ASM3116895v1 genome. Proteins encoded here:
- the LOC132466061 gene encoding insulin-like — translated: MARVPWAILLLLVVTHPWVAPISTRHLCGSHLVDALYFVCGDRGFFYNPRRVIKKRDLQPLLGFLIERAWLEKRPGKGPPGEGPPGGHPTTKVKRGIVEQCCHRPCSFRHLEGYCD